In one Brienomyrus brachyistius isolate T26 chromosome 12, BBRACH_0.4, whole genome shotgun sequence genomic region, the following are encoded:
- the LOC125704845 gene encoding T-lymphocyte surface antigen Ly-9-like isoform X5, which translates to MNRKIALILGALLTVAVETDSSPAEPPVYQLKGASVHLTVESLQHLQIKKITWKLNSTTMLDHTVANNYTDYYSGYKEKMQFDSRDFSLLIKNLDETDQGTYTAVITETSGADSEKAKYCLHVQEAVAKPIIQMNNSTLDSPEGFCNVSVNCSVRDSWVYYTCDQTQCSQTEPQSWPDVNITVTVYNGKIICTGSNWVSKETQSEPLGDACRKTAAMSVSPSSWYIWLILGIVFLCLCIGFIYFLCLRNSKGELDPDGTNTEYTVPMTANRAHPPNTSQDNTLYCTVGHPKELPPGRPPPAHCDDTSIYSQVKK; encoded by the exons ATGAACAGAAAAATCGCTCTAATTCTGGGGGCCTTATTAACTGTCGCAGTAGAGACAG ACTCCAGCCCTGCAGAGCCTCCTGTTTATCAGTTAAAGGGAGCGTCTGTTCATCTCACAGTGGAGAGTCTTCAACATCTACAGATCAAAAAAATCACATGGAAACTCAACTCCACAACAATGCTGGATCACACAGTGGCTAATAATTACACAGATTACTACTCAGGGTACAAAGAGAAGATGCAGTTTGACAGCAGAGACTTCTCTCTGCTCATTAAGAACCTCGACGAGACAGACCAGGGCACCTATACTGCTGTAATAACTGAAACCAGTGGGGCTGATTCTGAAAAAGCCAAGTACTGTTTGCATGTCCAAG AAGCCGTTGCCAAACCCATTATACAGATGAATAATTCGACATTAGACTCTCCTGAAGGATTCTGCAATGTGTCAGTGAACTGCTCTGTGAGGGACAGCTGGGTCTATTACACCTGTGACCAAACCCAGTGCTCACAGACAGAGCCCCAGTCCTGGCCGGATGTGAACATCACTGTCACTGTTTATAATGGAAAAATCATCTGCACAGGCAGTAACTGGGTCAGCAAGGAGACCCAGTCAGAACCCCTGGGAGATGCAT GTAGGAAGACTGCTGCCATGTCTGTGTCTCCATCATCATGGTACATTTGGCTGATACTTGGCATTGTCTTCCTCTGCCTCTGCATTGGTTTCATCTATTTTCTCTGTTTGAGAAATTCAAAG ggggagctggACCCGGATGGAACAAACACTGAGTACACGGTACCAATGACTGCAAACAGAGCACATCCCCCAAATACCTCCCAGGATAACACCCTGTACTGCACCGTGGGACACCCAAAGGAGCTGCCCCCAGGAAGACCCCCACCAGCTCACTGTGATGACACGAGTATTTACAGTCAGGTGAAAAAATAA